TGGAGGTGGACGCCAGCGGCAAGGCGAGCAACGTCCGCGTACTCAGTTCGACCCCGGCCGGCGTGTTCGACGCGGCCTCGGTGGCGGCGGCGAAAGAATGGACCTTCGAGCCGGCACGCCGGAATGGAACTGCCGTTGCCTCGGCGTTGAAGATTCCGATGACGTTCGAGATGAACGAGAAGGCCCCGACGCAGTGAAGCAGGGACTGCGGGCGGTGACGCTGACACTGCTGGTGAGCGGCTGTGCCGCTCATCAGCCGCTGACCACGACAGACACGGTGGACACCCGCACGGAGAACGTAAACCTGCAGCGCCTGCGGAGTGATGGCGACGGCGGGGCGGGCGCGGTGCAGCCGTATCAGCTGCAGTCCAGCCAGGGCTACCGGATGCCGCAACTGTATGCCGCCCCCGACCCGGTATTGGGCGACCGCGATCCCCGCCGCGAGCTGGCCCCCACGATGGTCTGCCTGCAGGTGGTGGTGGATGCCGACGGCCAGGTGGAGCGCAGCATGGCGCTGCTTGACCGGGCCGAATGCAGGGCCGGCGGCATGCCCGAGAACGTACCGCTGGTGGAAGCGGCTCAGGCCGCGGTGGCGCAGTGGCGTTACTCGCCTGCGGCGGTGTGCCACTACCCGGCCGGTCACGTGCCGGGGGACCGCAGTGACTGCACCGGTGCAGAACGCGTTGAACCGGTGCCGGTGAGCCTGCTGTATGCCTTCACCTTTGAGATCGTGAAAGGCAAACAGACCGTGCATCGCCAGGGGCGGTAGAGCCACCCCATGGGTGGCTGCGCTACCAACCGGGTAGAGCCACCCCATGGGTGGCTGCGCGGCGGCAGAGGAAGGCAGCGGGGCAGAGCCCCGCTCTACGTGACCGTTGAGGCAGCGGGGCAGAGCCCCGCTCTACGTGATCGGTGAGGCAGCGGGGCAGAGCCCCGCTCTACGTTGGTGGGCCGCCTTGGATGTTGGCCTTCACCGAGGGGTGCATCAGCGCGGGCTCGGCCAGCGTTGCATCGCGTGCCTGTCGGGTGGCGACGAAGTCGGCTTCGCTGACGCCATCGCGCAGGTGGATGTTGCGCGCGCGCTGTTCGCTGATGGTGGTCTGGTTGGCTACCTCGCGCCCCCCGGGGCCGTAGTCGTGGCAGATGAACACGCGGGTGCCATCGGGGAGCGCCAGCAGGCGCTGGATCGACCGGTACAGCTGCGCCGCATCGCCGCCGGGAAAGTCGCAGCGGGCGGTGCCGCCATCGGGCATGAACAGCGAGTCCCCGGTGAACAGCGCATCGCCGATGCGGTAGGCCACGCTGTCGCTGGTGTGGCCGGGCACCGCGATCACCTCGGCATCGATGCCGCCCAGTGCGAAATGCTCGCCATCGGCGAACAGGTGGTCGAACTGCGAACCGTCGGTCGGCACTTCCAGCGCGTAACGCGGCGCGAAGGTCTTCTGCACCTGCACGATCCCGTCGCCCATCGCCAGCGTGGCCTGTGGCCAGTGCTGCTTGAGCCAGCGGCCGGCACTGACGTGGTCGGCATGGGCGTGGGTTTCCAGCAGCCAGTGCACCTGCAGTGCGTTGCCCTGCACGTGGGCAAGCAGCGGCTGCAGCGGCCCGGCACCGAGCGCGTCGGTGTCCGGGTCGTAGTCCAGCACCGGGTCGATCACCGCAGCCTGCAACGTCGCCGGATCATGCACCACGTAGCTGAAGGTATGGCTGTCGGGGTGGAAGAAACTGGCGACGTGCAGTGACATGGGGATTTCCTCAGCGTTTGCCCAGCGTAGCGTTGAGCAGCACGGCCAGGCGTTCGCCAGCCAGGCGCAGCTCTTGTTCCGCGACCGGGCGGTAGGTCGCGGCATACTCCGGGGCCAGCGTACGCTTGCCCGGGTAAACGCCAGGTGCAATGGCGATGCGGCAGCTGGCCTCGGCCCACTGCACGGCGTCGGTGTTGATGCTGGAGCGCTTGCCCAGCTTGGGGGCGGGCAGGGCCATCAGGCGTTTGAGGTACTGGTCGTCATCGAGCTTGAGCTCGTTGAGCATGCCGCTGTCCCACAGCGAGTGCAGGTTGGTGCCGCGGTTGTTGAACTGCACCTGGAAGTCGTTGCCGCCCTTGTCGTGGCCGTAACCGGCATGCATGGGCTGGTGGATGTCGCCGGTGAAATGCACCACGAACTTCAGCGCCTGGGCGCGCTCGGCATCGCTTTTGCTGCGGTCGCCGAGGATCGCGGTCTGCACCTTCAACGCGTCGACAATGCAGTTGCCGCCCTTGCAGTGCTTCTGTGCTTCGTAGTGGCAGTTGTCTTCGCCGATGTTGACGTAATGCCAGCGCGCCGAGCGCTTGCCCAGGCCCGGGTCCTTGGCGCGCAGCTCGTCGGCCCAGGGGGCGATGGCGTGCAGGGTGGGGTCGGGCTCGCTGGCGAGCAGGCGGTCCACTTCGGCCTGGGCCGCCGGGGTGAGACGCGTT
This is a stretch of genomic DNA from Stenotrophomonas rhizophila. It encodes these proteins:
- a CDS encoding S1/P1 nuclease; protein product: MKIASLIPATALALALTLVSTDALAWGAQGHRLVARVAETRLTPAAQAEVDRLLASEPDPTLHAIAPWADELRAKDPGLGKRSARWHYVNIGEDNCHYEAQKHCKGGNCIVDALKVQTAILGDRSKSDAERAQALKFVVHFTGDIHQPMHAGYGHDKGGNDFQVQFNNRGTNLHSLWDSGMLNELKLDDDQYLKRLMALPAPKLGKRSSINTDAVQWAEASCRIAIAPGVYPGKRTLAPEYAATYRPVAEQELRLAGERLAVLLNATLGKR
- a CDS encoding MBL fold metallo-hydrolase, encoding MSLHVASFFHPDSHTFSYVVHDPATLQAAVIDPVLDYDPDTDALGAGPLQPLLAHVQGNALQVHWLLETHAHADHVSAGRWLKQHWPQATLAMGDGIVQVQKTFAPRYALEVPTDGSQFDHLFADGEHFALGGIDAEVIAVPGHTSDSVAYRIGDALFTGDSLFMPDGGTARCDFPGGDAAQLYRSIQRLLALPDGTRVFICHDYGPGGREVANQTTISEQRARNIHLRDGVSEADFVATRQARDATLAEPALMHPSVKANIQGGPPT